The proteins below come from a single Rosa rugosa chromosome 2, drRosRugo1.1, whole genome shotgun sequence genomic window:
- the LOC133731755 gene encoding sulfite reductase [ferredoxin], chloroplastic produces the protein MTTTTTTAAAAFGAATTAVLREPKVEIGRYQGLRSANSLALTAGGRHVTLFNASSRSSSLIRAVSTPAKPETATKRSKVEIFKEQSNFIRYPLNEEILTDAPNINEAATQLIKFHGSYQQYNRDERGGRSYSFMLRTKNPCGKVSNQLYLTMDDLADQFGIGTLRLTTRQTFQLHGVLKKDLKTVMGSIIRSMGSTLGACGDLNRNVLAPAAPLLRKDYLFAQKTAENIAALLTPQSGFYYDVWVDGEQFLTAEPPEVTKARNDNSNGKTFTDSPEPIYGTQFLPRKFKIAVTVPTDNSVDILTNDIGVVVVTDDNGEPQGFNIYVGGGMGRTHRLESTFARLAEPLGYVPKEDILKAIKSIVEVQRDHGRRDDRKYSRMKYLISDWGIEKFRRELEDNYYQKKFEPFRKLPEWEFKSYLGWHEQGDGSLFCGLHVDNGRIGGKMKKALREVISKYNLSIRLTPNQNIILCDIRNAWKRPITTTLAQAGLLHPRYVDPLNQTAMACPAFPLCPLAITEAERGIPDILKRVRAVFEKVGLKYNESVVIRVTGCPNGCARPYMAELGLVGDGPNSYQIWLGGTPNQTSIAKTFMNKVKVQDLEKVFEPLFYHWKRKRQAKESFGDFTIRMGFEKLQELVDKWEGPEVAPTRYNLKLFADKETYEAVDELAKLQGKSAHQLAMEVIRNFVASQQNGKSE, from the exons ATGACGACGACGACTacgacggcggcggcggcgttCGGAGCTGCGACGACGGCGGTGCTCCGGGAGCCCAAGGTGGAGATTGGAAGGTACCAGGGGCTGAGGTCAGCAAACTCGCTCGCTCTCACCGCCGGAGGAAGACACGTCACTCTCTTCAACGCTTCGTCTCGGAGCTCCTCTCTCATTCGAGCCGTCTCTACG CCCGCAAAGCCTGAGACTGCGACAAAGCGTAGCAAGGTTGAAATATTCAAAGAACAGAGCAACTTCATTAGATACCCGCTTAATGAAGAGATTTTGACAGATGCCCCCAATATAAACGAAGCTGCTACCCAACTCATCAAGTTTCATGGGAGCTACCAACAGTACAACCGAGATGAACGTGGTGGAAGGTCTTACTCGTTTATGCTTCGTACCAAGAATCCTTGTGGGAAAGTGTCAAACCAACTATACTTGACCATGGATGATCTTGCCGATCAGTTTGGAATTGGGACCCTCCGTTTGACCACCAGACAAACATTTCAGCTCCATGGTGTTCTGAAGAAGGACCTTAAGACAGTAATGGGTAGCATCATTAGAAGCATGGGTTCAACTCTTGGTGCCTGTGGTGATCTTAATAGGAACGTCCTTGCTCCTGCtgctccactactaagaaaagATTACCTTTTCGCACAAAAGACAGCAGAGAACATTGCGGCCCTGCTGACTCCTCAGTCTGGTTTTTACTATGATGTATGGGTGGATGGAGAGCAGTTCCTGACAGCAGAACCTCCTGAAGTAACCAAGGCCAGAAATGATAACTCTAATGGAAAAACCTTCACTGATTCCCCCGAGCCCATCTATGGAACTCAGTTCTTGCCCAGGAAGTTCAAAATTGCAGTCACTGTGCCAACAGATAACTCGGTGGATATTCTGACAAATGATATTGGTGTTGTGGTTGTTACTGATGATAATGGGGAGCCTCAAGGGTTCAACATATAT GTTGGTGGTGGTATGGGAAGGACACATAGGTTGGAGTCCACATTTGCCCGTCTGGCGGAACCATTGGGTTATGTTCCCAAAGAGGATATTCTAAAAGCAATTAAGTCTATTGTAGAAGTTCAACGAGATCACGGCAGAAGAGATGATCGTAAGTATAGTAGAATGAAATATTTGATAAGTGACTGGGGGATTGAAAAGTTTAGAAGAGAACTTGAAGACAAttattaccaaaagaaatttgaGCCATTCCGCAAGTTGCCAGAGTGGGAGTTTAAAAGTTACTTGGGATGGCACGAACAG GGTGATGGCAGTTTATTCTGTGGGCTTCATGTTGATAATGGGCGTATTGGGGGAAAGATGAAGAAGGCATTACGAGAGGTTATATCAAAGTATAATTTGAGTATAAGGCTCACACCCAACCAGAATATTATATTGTGTGATATTCGCAATGCATGGAAACGTCCCATCACAACAACTCTTGCACAGGCCGGTCTGCTG CATCCTAGGTATGTAGACCCCCTTAACCAAACTGCGATGGCATGTCCAGCCTTCCCTCTATGCCCATTGGCAATAACTGAAGCTGAACGGGGAATACCTGACATTCTTAAGCGAGTTCGAGCGGTATTTGAGAAG GTTGGTCTAAAGTACAATGAATCTGTTGTTATAAGGGTGACTGGCTGCCCCAACGGTTGTGCTAGGCCATACATGGCTGAACTTGGACTAGTGGGTGATGGTCCCAACAGCTATCAG ATATGGCTTGGAGGAACACCCAATCAAACCTCAATAGCAAAAACCTTCATGAACAAGGTCAAGGTTCAAGACCTGGAAAAAGTTTTTGAACCTTTATTTTATCATTGGAAACGCAAGCGACAAGCTAAAGAATCATTCGGCGACTTCACAATACGTATG GGATTTGAGAAACTTCAAGAGTTGGTTGACAAATGGGAAGGTCCAGAGGTGGCACCAACACGTTACAACCTGAAGCTTTTTGCTGATAAGGAGACGTATGAAGCAGTTGATGAACTTGCAAAGTTGCAGGGCAAGAGTGCTCATCAGTTAGCCATGGAAGTCATCCGCAATTTTGTTGCTTCCCAGCAAAATGGGAAAAGTGAATGA